One genomic window of Cricetulus griseus strain 17A/GY chromosome 3, alternate assembly CriGri-PICRH-1.0, whole genome shotgun sequence includes the following:
- the Cdc42se2 gene encoding CDC42 small effector protein 2, with product MSEFWLCYNCCIAKQPQPKRRRRTGRSMIGEPTNFVHTAHVGSGDLFSGMNSVSSIQNQMQSKGGYRGGMAASVQMQLVITKAG from the coding sequence ATGAGTGAATTCTGGTTGTGTTACAACTGCTGTATTGCAAAGCAGCCTCAGCCTAAAAGGCGGCGACGGACTGGCCGAAGTATGATTGGAGAGCCGACAAACTTTGTGCACACAGCTCATGTAGGATCCGGAGATCTGTTTAGTGGGATGAACTCAGTCAGCTCCATTCAGAACCAAATGCAATCCAAGGGAGGCTATAGAGGCGGCATGGCCGCCAGCGTGCAGATGCAGCTCGTGATCACGAAAGCAGGGTAG